A section of the Solitalea canadensis DSM 3403 genome encodes:
- a CDS encoding HU domain-containing protein, giving the protein MTEITKHIITLLERNNEVTIPSVGGLYLSKTETKYHYDNTTFYPSNVSVTFNPHRLSDDGLLRNEIALGENLSTHMAEYELQKFIIKVKQELSRNHEFDLPGIGKLVSDQMANITFKTIDGFVLNKDNYGLSEITSRPVDPHKGSLATERRISSAAPVEKQERNVWKWLLISLGIIIILSLILLLGVQYYLQNVQ; this is encoded by the coding sequence ATGACAGAAATAACTAAACATATTATCACGTTACTGGAGCGTAATAATGAAGTAACCATTCCGAGTGTTGGAGGCCTTTATTTAAGCAAAACAGAAACTAAATATCATTACGATAATACTACATTTTATCCTTCAAACGTTTCAGTAACATTTAATCCTCACCGATTATCGGACGATGGATTATTGCGTAATGAAATTGCTTTAGGTGAGAATCTATCAACCCATATGGCCGAGTATGAGTTACAAAAATTTATTATCAAAGTAAAACAGGAATTAAGCAGGAATCACGAATTTGATTTACCAGGCATAGGTAAGCTTGTTAGTGACCAGATGGCTAATATTACTTTTAAAACTATCGACGGTTTTGTTTTAAATAAAGATAATTATGGGTTGTCTGAAATAACTTCTCGTCCGGTTGACCCTCATAAAGGATCATTAGCAACGGAAAGAAGAATTAGCTCTGCTGCTCCGGTGGAAAAGCAAGAAAGGAATGTTTGGAAATGGTTACTCATATCACTTGGGATCATCATCATCCTCTCACTTATATTGTTACTAGGAGTTCAGTATTATTTGCAAAACGTACAATAA
- a CDS encoding porin family protein, with translation MKFNSNIYIVLIGSFLLSATNGFAQKKLEEEIDVVRPYKPVLGDAIKIRRNPDFNDDNTAKPVLQYTQFDRQFTQNGNVNKVNPQAIPSEANAILPLFYAKLGAGNVSGILGEFYFNSAQSPTEQYGFYYQAYSAKGELHNQNYSKNNVGLYGKFINDSFTTTATINYRQNNNYFYGYPDTVSFKKEDVLHKFNNFNAEVELASNIDPNKTLSYAVKLGGYAFSDNYTAKENNLYLNGLLGNDFGTFGGAVAVNLDMNNYKDAGQYKNHFFRVNPYITLNKERLQTKLGLNLVANFGDNSTFKVYPNLYAELQAIEKYLSLYGGLTGDLQKNSLRDLSSRNPFLGANINLANSNERMKAYGGLKGTIITGLGFKFQFAYSSIDSLAFYTNNQPATSTENPFYGNKYHVIYAGEKNKKTTITANLDYAASDRLRLGFEALYNTFDLDNMAKPWLTPKYRVDLSATFQPTKTLSFTANLFNVGEQYALVDPAINSYRTLSGYTDLNLGFNYGFHKNFGVFANANNILGKNYDLFLNYPSYGFNFIAGISVTF, from the coding sequence ATGAAGTTTAATTCTAATATATATATAGTTCTTATCGGGTCGTTTTTACTGTCTGCAACCAATGGTTTTGCACAGAAAAAGCTGGAAGAAGAAATTGATGTTGTTCGTCCATATAAGCCAGTACTGGGTGATGCGATTAAAATTCGTCGCAACCCCGACTTCAACGACGACAATACGGCAAAACCAGTTCTTCAGTATACCCAATTCGACCGTCAGTTTACACAAAACGGAAACGTAAACAAAGTAAACCCTCAGGCAATTCCGTCGGAGGCCAATGCGATATTACCTTTATTCTATGCAAAATTAGGCGCAGGTAACGTGTCTGGTATTTTAGGTGAGTTTTATTTCAATAGCGCCCAATCTCCTACCGAACAATATGGTTTTTATTATCAGGCGTATTCTGCAAAAGGTGAGTTACATAACCAGAATTATTCGAAAAACAACGTGGGATTGTATGGTAAATTTATCAATGACTCATTTACCACAACTGCAACAATAAATTACCGACAGAATAATAATTATTTCTACGGATATCCAGATACGGTATCATTCAAGAAAGAAGATGTATTGCATAAGTTTAACAACTTTAATGCTGAAGTAGAACTTGCAAGCAATATCGATCCGAACAAAACCCTTTCTTACGCGGTAAAATTAGGTGGTTATGCCTTCTCTGATAACTATACTGCAAAAGAAAACAACCTTTACCTTAACGGATTATTAGGCAATGATTTCGGTACGTTTGGAGGAGCAGTGGCTGTAAACCTGGATATGAATAATTATAAAGATGCCGGACAATACAAAAATCATTTCTTCCGGGTAAATCCTTATATTACACTTAACAAAGAACGCTTACAAACTAAATTGGGTTTAAACCTGGTTGCTAATTTTGGCGACAATAGTACTTTTAAAGTGTACCCTAATTTGTATGCTGAGTTACAGGCTATTGAAAAATACCTAAGTTTATATGGAGGATTAACCGGTGACCTGCAAAAAAACTCACTTCGCGATCTTTCATCTCGCAATCCATTTTTGGGAGCCAATATTAATCTTGCCAACTCTAATGAACGTATGAAGGCTTATGGAGGTTTGAAAGGTACAATTATTACCGGTTTAGGATTTAAGTTTCAATTCGCTTACAGCAGTATCGATAGCTTAGCATTTTATACCAACAATCAACCTGCAACAAGTACAGAAAATCCATTTTATGGAAACAAGTACCATGTTATTTATGCAGGCGAGAAAAATAAGAAAACAACTATTACAGCCAATCTGGATTATGCCGCCTCTGACCGTTTACGTTTAGGTTTCGAAGCATTGTATAATACATTTGACCTTGATAATATGGCAAAACCTTGGTTGACTCCTAAATATCGTGTTGATCTGTCGGCTACTTTCCAGCCAACAAAAACACTTTCATTTACAGCCAATCTATTTAACGTAGGAGAACAGTATGCGTTGGTAGATCCGGCCATAAACTCATATAGAACGCTTAGCGGTTATACCGACTTAAACCTTGGTTTTAATTACGGGTTCCATAAAAACTTCGGTGTATTTGCTAATGCCAACAATATTTTAGGTAAAAACTACGACCTGTTTCTAAATTATCCGTCTTATGGTTTTAACTTTATTGCAGGTATCAGCGTAACCTTTTAA
- a CDS encoding tetratricopeptide repeat protein, with protein MIKKSVLFALSISFFFTASTYAQATAEYTVNDTYRKALELFDSQKFASANELFRQVYTDPVSTNNNIYDPSANSTTKVNAEYYAAVCALELNNKNAESELLSFIKTYPTHPKSKTAKFQIGRVYFKNENYSEALKWFSEVEEIDLNTTDQVEYNFKTAYCYFIQKDYNKARANFAKVKDGNNKYSEDATYYFAHIAYINKDYTTALNHLNKIKNSAKYAEIYQYYTAQIFLINEKYDDVISFTEPILAKGTTKYKSQLHKIVGSAYFNKKNYPIAQRNFDTYLTDKSAIADQTSQDTYQIGYTYYQNKEYDKAITQLERLIDTDDVYAQYGMLTLGNSFLAKQNKLNARAAFQRGAKLTYHEGVREDCLLNYAKLAYETNFAQQGLSGTREFVSKYPRSKNIDEAKTLLGEILLSSKNYKEALETLESVKKRKENTDLLYQKVAYYRGVEVFNARDFAYASELFEKSLNNPVDGKIEMQSLFWKAESLFELQKYDDAINTYEDFLSYPGVAGLPIYKFSYYNLGYAYFQKENYTKAAEYFERYVNSSTADKKMAMDAILRIGDCNFVSKSYDKALAQYNKVIIAGAAGADYAIFQKAMIQGVQNKLNEKIYSLKSLQELYPNSSYLDDGVYEMAYANFVANNFEQAKNGFNDLIRRFPNSSYVPKAMLNIGLVYFNTNDDNNALAAYKAVVAKYPNTAEAKEAVLAIKNIYVDKGNSAEFLAYAKNTPGAAISASAQDSISFEAANNLYLKGKCDESIPAFGTYIGEFENGYFINEAHFYRAECLMKQKRNDEALPDYQYILTKSNNKFTEKSLYNASKIYLDKKDYESAKPYLLRLESADFRANYGYAVVGLMRVNNAEENADSTLYYANKVINFDKMPLEEINAANLFSAKAYLAKGDTATATKSLANVSTSTKSVNAAEAKYLTALLQYTKGQYKQSQKTCFEVIDNLSNHDYWVAKSFLLLADNYYKQGDTFQAKSTLQSIIDNYETDDDIIPTAKDKLAKINRSSK; from the coding sequence ATGATTAAAAAATCAGTACTATTTGCGCTATCCATATCCTTCTTTTTTACTGCTTCAACGTATGCGCAGGCGACAGCCGAGTATACGGTCAATGATACGTACCGAAAAGCATTGGAACTTTTTGACAGCCAGAAGTTCGCTTCTGCAAACGAACTTTTCAGACAGGTTTATACAGATCCTGTTTCAACCAATAATAACATTTACGACCCTAGTGCTAACAGTACTACAAAAGTAAATGCAGAATATTATGCTGCTGTTTGTGCATTGGAACTAAACAATAAGAATGCAGAAAGCGAGTTATTATCGTTCATTAAGACCTATCCTACCCATCCAAAATCAAAAACTGCCAAGTTTCAGATCGGAAGGGTGTATTTTAAAAACGAGAATTACAGTGAAGCACTAAAATGGTTTTCGGAAGTTGAAGAAATTGATTTGAATACCACTGATCAAGTTGAATATAACTTTAAAACGGCCTACTGCTATTTTATTCAAAAAGACTACAATAAAGCCCGTGCTAATTTTGCCAAAGTAAAAGATGGGAATAACAAATACAGCGAAGATGCAACGTATTACTTTGCTCATATCGCTTATATTAACAAGGATTATACAACAGCGTTAAATCATTTAAACAAGATCAAGAATTCAGCAAAATATGCTGAAATATACCAGTATTACACTGCTCAGATATTCCTGATCAATGAAAAGTATGATGATGTAATTAGCTTCACTGAGCCTATTTTAGCTAAAGGAACAACAAAATATAAATCACAATTACATAAAATTGTTGGCTCTGCTTATTTCAACAAGAAAAATTACCCAATTGCCCAACGCAATTTTGATACTTACTTAACTGATAAATCTGCTATCGCTGATCAAACTTCGCAAGATACTTATCAAATCGGGTACACGTATTATCAAAACAAAGAGTATGATAAGGCAATTACTCAATTGGAGCGCCTGATTGATACTGACGATGTTTATGCGCAATATGGCATGCTTACTTTGGGTAACAGTTTCTTAGCTAAACAAAATAAACTGAACGCTCGTGCCGCATTCCAAAGAGGTGCTAAATTAACATATCATGAGGGTGTGCGCGAGGATTGTTTGTTAAACTATGCAAAACTTGCTTATGAAACCAACTTTGCTCAACAGGGCCTTTCTGGTACACGCGAGTTTGTAAGCAAATACCCTCGTTCAAAAAATATTGATGAGGCTAAAACACTTTTAGGTGAAATTTTACTTTCTTCTAAAAACTATAAAGAAGCACTGGAAACATTAGAAAGCGTAAAGAAACGTAAAGAAAATACGGATTTGTTATACCAGAAAGTAGCTTACTACAGAGGTGTGGAAGTGTTTAACGCTCGCGATTTTGCCTATGCATCAGAGCTGTTTGAAAAATCATTAAACAACCCTGTTGATGGCAAAATTGAAATGCAATCGTTATTCTGGAAGGCAGAATCATTATTTGAATTACAGAAATACGATGATGCGATTAATACTTATGAAGATTTCTTAAGCTATCCTGGTGTTGCTGGTTTACCTATTTATAAATTCAGCTACTATAACTTAGGTTATGCCTATTTTCAGAAGGAAAATTACACTAAGGCTGCTGAATATTTTGAACGTTATGTAAACAGTAGCACTGCCGATAAGAAAATGGCAATGGACGCTATTTTACGTATTGGTGATTGTAATTTCGTTTCAAAAAGCTATGACAAAGCATTGGCTCAATACAATAAGGTAATTATTGCAGGTGCTGCAGGTGCCGATTATGCGATTTTCCAAAAAGCAATGATCCAAGGTGTTCAGAATAAGTTGAACGAAAAAATCTATTCGCTTAAATCTTTACAAGAACTCTATCCAAATTCATCCTATTTAGATGATGGCGTTTACGAAATGGCTTATGCCAATTTTGTGGCCAATAATTTTGAACAAGCAAAAAATGGCTTTAACGATTTAATTCGTCGTTTCCCTAACAGCAGTTACGTACCAAAAGCAATGTTGAATATTGGTTTGGTTTATTTTAATACCAATGACGATAATAATGCATTAGCTGCTTATAAAGCGGTTGTAGCTAAGTATCCTAATACTGCTGAGGCTAAAGAAGCCGTATTAGCAATTAAAAACATTTATGTTGATAAAGGTAACTCAGCTGAGTTCTTAGCTTATGCTAAAAACACGCCGGGAGCTGCAATCAGTGCAAGTGCACAAGATTCGATTAGTTTTGAAGCTGCAAATAACCTTTACCTAAAAGGTAAATGCGATGAAAGTATTCCTGCTTTCGGAACTTATATTGGCGAATTCGAAAATGGTTATTTCATTAATGAAGCTCATTTCTATCGTGCAGAATGCTTAATGAAGCAAAAAAGAAATGATGAAGCATTACCGGATTATCAGTACATCCTTACAAAGAGCAATAACAAATTCACTGAAAAATCACTGTACAATGCTTCTAAAATCTATTTAGATAAGAAAGATTACGAATCGGCTAAACCATACTTACTACGGTTAGAAAGTGCTGATTTCAGAGCAAACTATGGTTATGCAGTTGTTGGACTAATGCGCGTAAATAATGCAGAGGAAAATGCAGATTCAACCCTGTACTACGCTAACAAAGTCATCAATTTTGATAAAATGCCTTTGGAAGAGATTAATGCCGCGAACCTATTCTCTGCAAAAGCTTATTTGGCTAAAGGAGATACCGCAACCGCTACAAAATCGCTGGCTAATGTATCAACGTCAACTAAGTCTGTTAATGCAGCTGAAGCAAAATATTTAACTGCTTTATTACAATACACGAAAGGTCAGTATAAACAATCGCAGAAAACTTGTTTTGAAGTGATTGACAATCTTTCTAATCACGACTATTGGGTGGCCAAAAGTTTCCTTTTACTTGCCGACAACTATTACAAACAGGGAGATACATTTCAGGCAAAAAGTACATTGCAAAGTATCATCGATAATTATGAAACCGATGATGATATCATCCCAACGGCAAAAGACAAATTGGCTAAAATTAATCGCTCAAGTAAATAG
- a CDS encoding aspartate carbamoyltransferase catalytic subunit, translating to MQHLSTRHLLGIKDLTENDIQLILETADYFKEVINRPIKKVPSLRDITIANIFFENSTRTKLSFELAQKRLSADIINFAASSSSVSKGETLIDTVNNILAMKVDMIVMRHPYAGAGIFLSKHINAQIVNAGDGAHEHPTQALLDAFSIRQQYGDVAGKKIVIVGDILHSRVALSNILCLKKLGAEVMVCGPTTLMPRYIKDLGVKVEHNLVKALNWCDVANMLRIQLERFDIKYFPSIREYSMMYGLNKQLLDSLDKEITIMHPGPINRGVEITSDVADSKQSIILEQVENGVAVRMAVMYLLASQNPLA from the coding sequence ATGCAACACCTCAGCACCCGACACTTACTTGGAATTAAAGACCTAACCGAAAATGATATCCAATTAATCCTCGAGACTGCAGATTACTTTAAGGAAGTTATTAACCGTCCTATTAAAAAAGTACCTTCTTTACGTGATATTACTATTGCGAATATTTTCTTTGAGAACTCAACACGCACTAAGCTATCATTTGAACTAGCACAAAAACGACTTTCTGCAGATATTATCAATTTTGCAGCTTCGTCTTCATCAGTGAGCAAAGGAGAAACATTAATTGACACTGTAAACAATATTCTGGCAATGAAAGTGGATATGATTGTAATGCGTCATCCATATGCCGGAGCAGGAATATTCTTATCAAAACATATCAATGCACAAATTGTAAATGCAGGAGATGGAGCCCACGAACATCCAACACAAGCTCTTTTAGATGCCTTTTCTATTCGTCAGCAATATGGAGATGTTGCAGGTAAGAAAATTGTAATTGTTGGAGACATACTTCACTCACGTGTTGCACTTTCAAATATTCTCTGTTTGAAAAAATTAGGCGCGGAAGTAATGGTTTGCGGTCCAACTACCTTAATGCCCAGATACATTAAAGATCTGGGAGTAAAAGTTGAACATAACCTTGTCAAAGCCTTAAACTGGTGCGATGTGGCTAATATGCTACGCATTCAATTAGAGCGTTTTGATATCAAATATTTCCCTTCAATTCGCGAATATTCAATGATGTATGGTTTGAATAAACAACTATTAGATTCATTGGATAAAGAGATCACGATTATGCACCCGGGACCGATTAACCGAGGCGTTGAAATCACTTCAGACGTGGCCGATTCAAAACAATCGATCATATTAGAACAAGTGGAGAATGGTGTTGCAGTTCGTATGGCCGTCATGTACTTATTGGCCAGCCAAAATCCATTGGCATAA
- the pyrR gene encoding bifunctional pyr operon transcriptional regulator/uracil phosphoribosyltransferase PyrR, which translates to MLHKQLLSSPKFDLTIKRLCYQLIENHTNFSNTAIIGLQPRGVFLANRIHEELKKILPKANIDFGNLDITFFRDDFRRRESPLVPNSTNINFIIEGKKVILVDDVLYTGRTIRAGMDAMLAYGRPQKVELLVLVDRRFSREIPIEPNYIGIQVDSIASQNVRVSWKETDDNDKIELITEE; encoded by the coding sequence ATGCTACATAAACAGTTGCTTAGCAGTCCTAAATTTGACCTTACGATAAAGCGACTTTGCTACCAGTTGATAGAAAACCACACTAATTTTTCTAATACTGCAATTATTGGCTTACAGCCAAGAGGCGTTTTTTTAGCAAATCGCATACATGAAGAACTAAAGAAAATACTTCCAAAAGCCAATATTGATTTTGGCAACCTGGATATTACTTTTTTCAGAGATGATTTCCGCAGACGTGAATCTCCGTTAGTTCCTAATTCAACCAATATTAACTTCATCATTGAGGGCAAAAAAGTGATCCTTGTTGATGATGTGCTTTATACAGGAAGAACAATTCGAGCGGGAATGGATGCCATGCTAGCTTACGGTCGCCCCCAAAAGGTAGAATTGCTGGTTTTGGTAGATCGCCGTTTTTCACGCGAAATTCCTATCGAACCGAATTATATCGGCATTCAGGTAGATTCAATTGCATCACAAAATGTACGTGTTTCATGGAAAGAGACGGACGATAACGATAAAATTGAATTAATTACTGAAGAATAA
- the rpsA gene encoding 30S ribosomal protein S1: MAKKDKEQDVLAAELKTANVEGVEKSSRREQIESEADSLSIEQIKSSSLTQNTGDFDWDGNKKGFGNYSQAEREKLEALYEGTLSSVTKGEIVTGKVVLINNKDVVLNIGFKSDGLVPLSEFRDTPDLKVGDDVDVFVESQEDKNGQLILSRKRAKTQKSWETINKALENDEIINGFVKSRTKGGLIVDIQGVEAFLPGSQIDIKPIRDYDVYVGKTMEFKVVKINHEFKNVVVSHKVLIEDDLENQKIDIISKLEKGQVLEGTVKNITAFGVFIDLGGVDGLLHITDISWGRIDHPEEVLKLDQKINVVVLDFDDDKKRIALGLKQLQSHPWESLDTELQVGSKVKGKIVTVADYGAFLEIIPGVEGLIHVSEMSWSQHLRNPQEFMKVGDEVEAVVLTLDRDERKMSLGVKQLTPDPWVGVADRYPVGSKHKATVKNMTNFGVFVELEDGIDGLVHISDLSWSKKINHPHEFTKVGETIEVVVLEVDAENRKLSLGHKQLEENPWDTFETIFTLDSVHQGTIIKMADKGAIVALPYGVEGFAPTKHLVKEDGKSLGIDDTAEFLVIEFNKDSKRILVSHSRIWEEEKAQERAAERDTKKKEAGAQAKAVKKVKESVEKTTLGDLDVLAALKEQMESDNKKK; encoded by the coding sequence ATGGCTAAAAAAGACAAAGAACAAGACGTTCTGGCAGCTGAATTAAAGACTGCTAATGTTGAGGGCGTAGAGAAATCTTCTCGCCGCGAACAAATTGAATCTGAAGCAGATTCATTGTCTATTGAACAGATCAAATCATCAAGCCTGACCCAAAACACAGGTGATTTTGACTGGGATGGAAACAAAAAAGGTTTTGGAAACTACTCACAAGCTGAGCGTGAGAAATTAGAGGCTCTTTACGAAGGTACTTTAAGCTCAGTAACTAAAGGTGAGATCGTTACCGGTAAAGTGGTATTGATCAACAACAAAGATGTGGTATTAAACATCGGTTTTAAATCAGATGGTTTAGTTCCTCTATCAGAATTCCGTGATACTCCGGACTTGAAAGTAGGCGATGACGTTGACGTTTTCGTTGAAAGTCAAGAGGATAAAAACGGACAGTTAATCCTTTCTCGCAAACGCGCTAAAACCCAAAAATCTTGGGAAACTATCAATAAAGCGCTCGAAAACGACGAAATCATCAATGGTTTTGTTAAGAGCCGCACTAAAGGTGGCTTAATTGTTGATATCCAAGGTGTAGAAGCGTTCTTACCTGGTTCACAGATTGACATTAAGCCTATTCGTGATTACGATGTGTACGTTGGTAAAACAATGGAATTCAAAGTTGTTAAAATCAACCACGAATTCAAAAACGTTGTTGTATCTCACAAAGTACTTATCGAGGACGACCTTGAAAATCAAAAAATCGACATCATCTCTAAACTTGAAAAAGGTCAGGTACTTGAAGGTACTGTTAAAAACATCACCGCATTTGGTGTGTTCATCGACCTTGGTGGCGTAGATGGTTTATTACACATTACTGATATTTCATGGGGTCGTATCGATCACCCAGAAGAGGTATTGAAATTAGATCAGAAAATCAACGTAGTAGTTCTTGACTTTGATGACGATAAAAAACGTATCGCATTAGGCTTGAAACAATTACAATCTCACCCTTGGGAGTCTTTAGATACTGAATTACAAGTTGGTTCTAAAGTAAAAGGTAAGATCGTTACTGTAGCTGACTACGGAGCGTTCTTAGAAATCATCCCTGGTGTTGAAGGTTTGATCCACGTTTCAGAAATGTCATGGTCACAACACTTACGCAACCCTCAAGAATTCATGAAAGTGGGTGATGAGGTTGAAGCTGTTGTATTAACCTTAGACCGCGATGAGCGTAAAATGTCATTAGGTGTTAAACAACTTACTCCAGATCCTTGGGTAGGTGTTGCAGATAGATACCCTGTTGGCAGCAAACATAAAGCTACCGTTAAAAACATGACTAACTTCGGCGTATTTGTTGAGTTAGAAGACGGTATCGATGGTTTAGTTCACATCTCTGACCTTTCTTGGTCTAAAAAAATCAACCACCCTCACGAATTCACTAAAGTTGGTGAAACTATAGAGGTTGTTGTTTTAGAAGTAGATGCTGAAAACCGCAAATTAAGCTTAGGTCATAAACAATTAGAAGAGAACCCTTGGGATACTTTCGAAACTATCTTCACGTTAGATTCAGTTCACCAAGGAACCATCATCAAAATGGCTGATAAAGGCGCGATCGTTGCATTACCTTATGGTGTTGAAGGCTTCGCTCCTACCAAACATTTAGTTAAAGAAGATGGTAAATCTTTAGGTATTGATGACACTGCTGAATTCTTAGTAATCGAGTTCAACAAAGATTCTAAACGTATCCTTGTTTCTCACTCACGCATTTGGGAAGAAGAAAAAGCTCAAGAACGCGCTGCAGAAAGAGATACTAAGAAAAAAGAAGCCGGAGCTCAAGCTAAAGCTGTGAAAAAAGTAAAAGAATCAGTTGAGAAAACTACTTTAGGTGATCTTGATGTTCTTGCTGCTTTGAAAGAGCAAATGGAAAGCGATAACAAAAAGAAATAA
- the cmk gene encoding (d)CMP kinase, protein MPKNFIIAIDGYSSCGKSTIAKALAKRLNFIYVDSGAMYRAATLYFLRNNIDCNNRDAIIEALENIHVELHLEDDYTQVLLNNEDVSEEIRLMPVSQNVSKVSAIKEVRQAMVKLQQKMGKTKNIVMDGRDIGTTVFPDAQLKVFMTAEPLIRAERRYKELKAKGDEVTVREVLDNLKERDLLDTTRQESPLRKADDAVILDNSHMNPEQQLEFVVNLYKNKIS, encoded by the coding sequence ATGCCCAAGAATTTTATTATTGCAATTGACGGATATTCTTCGTGTGGAAAAAGTACTATCGCAAAAGCGTTAGCCAAACGTTTAAACTTTATTTATGTTGACTCAGGTGCAATGTACCGGGCAGCAACCCTATATTTCCTTCGGAATAATATTGATTGCAATAACCGCGATGCTATTATTGAGGCTCTCGAAAACATTCATGTCGAACTTCATTTAGAAGATGATTACACCCAGGTTTTATTAAACAACGAGGACGTTTCTGAAGAGATCAGACTTATGCCTGTTTCACAGAATGTAAGCAAGGTAAGTGCTATCAAAGAGGTACGTCAGGCTATGGTGAAACTTCAACAGAAAATGGGCAAAACAAAGAATATTGTAATGGACGGCAGGGATATTGGAACAACTGTATTTCCTGATGCTCAGCTGAAAGTTTTCATGACTGCAGAACCATTGATAAGAGCTGAACGACGTTATAAAGAGCTAAAAGCAAAAGGCGATGAGGTTACCGTTCGTGAGGTGCTTGATAACCTTAAAGAACGCGATTTGCTGGATACAACACGACAAGAAAGCCCCCTCAGAAAAGCAGACGACGCTGTTATTTTAGATAACTCGCACATGAACCCTGAGCAACAGCTTGAGTTTGTGGTGAATCTTTATAAGAATAAAATTTCCTAA
- a CDS encoding RDD family protein, which translates to MTKNNYIMENPPAVNYPSFADEVKAQNEYADFGSRIVAYLIDGLLISFIFGFILIALIFVGAVSTTSLFSNDLEDNPVAIFAILGAVFTFISLALVGTWLYNAILNSSEKQGTLGKQAMNIKVTDLQGNKISFSRATGRYFSTLITGMIPFFIGYLLALFTDKKQTLHDMIASTIVLKK; encoded by the coding sequence ATGACCAAAAATAACTATATTATGGAAAACCCACCTGCTGTAAACTATCCCTCTTTTGCTGATGAAGTAAAAGCTCAAAACGAATATGCCGATTTTGGTAGTCGCATTGTTGCTTATTTAATTGATGGCCTTTTGATAAGCTTTATCTTCGGCTTTATTTTAATTGCATTAATTTTTGTCGGAGCGGTAAGTACAACCTCTTTATTTTCAAATGATCTTGAAGATAATCCCGTCGCAATATTTGCCATCCTTGGGGCTGTGTTTACGTTTATTAGTTTAGCTTTAGTTGGAACATGGCTATACAACGCAATTTTAAACTCTTCAGAAAAGCAAGGCACCTTGGGCAAACAAGCAATGAATATTAAAGTAACCGACCTTCAAGGAAACAAAATTTCTTTTTCCAGAGCAACGGGTCGCTATTTCTCTACGCTTATAACAGGCATGATTCCGTTCTTCATCGGATATTTACTTGCCTTATTTACAGATAAAAAGCAAACGTTACATGATATGATTGCCAGCACTATTGTTTTAAAGAAATAA
- the arfB gene encoding alternative ribosome rescue aminoacyl-tRNA hydrolase ArfB, whose amino-acid sequence MNIDRAVLASELIYQMSRSSGKGGQNVNKVATKVEVGFSIEQSQLFSNEEKERLLQKLSGRITKDGLIKITSEEERSQLMNKHRVIEKLAHILENALKIEKPRRATKPSKASKEKRLKNKQLTSIKKINRTIRGWE is encoded by the coding sequence ATGAATATAGATAGGGCTGTATTAGCATCAGAGTTGATTTATCAGATGTCTAGAAGCAGCGGAAAAGGTGGTCAGAATGTTAATAAAGTGGCAACTAAAGTGGAAGTAGGTTTTTCTATTGAACAATCCCAATTGTTTTCTAATGAAGAGAAAGAGCGGTTGCTGCAAAAACTAAGTGGTCGAATTACGAAGGATGGGCTAATAAAGATTACTTCTGAAGAGGAACGTAGTCAATTAATGAACAAACATCGGGTAATTGAAAAGTTGGCTCATATTTTAGAAAATGCTTTGAAAATTGAAAAACCACGAAGAGCTACAAAGCCAAGCAAAGCATCAAAAGAAAAACGCTTAAAGAATAAGCAACTTACGTCTATTAAGAAAATTAACCGAACTATCAGAGGTTGGGAATAG
- a CDS encoding DUF5684 domain-containing protein produces the protein MENQPSGMAMGAFGIVYIAFIALIIVSMWKVFVKAGKPGWAAIIPIYNLIVLLEIVGRPLWWIVGLIIPFVNFIVLVILSLDLAKSFGKSTAFGIGLLFLGFIFYPILAFGDAVYQGPSAQQSNKLVS, from the coding sequence ATGGAAAATCAACCTTCAGGAATGGCAATGGGAGCTTTTGGAATTGTCTACATTGCTTTTATTGCGTTAATAATTGTAAGTATGTGGAAAGTGTTTGTAAAGGCTGGAAAACCCGGCTGGGCAGCAATTATTCCAATTTACAATCTGATTGTTTTACTCGAAATTGTTGGCAGGCCGCTTTGGTGGATTGTCGGACTGATTATTCCTTTCGTTAATTTTATTGTTCTGGTTATTCTGAGCCTTGATCTCGCAAAAAGTTTTGGCAAATCAACTGCCTTTGGAATCGGATTATTGTTTTTAGGCTTTATTTTTTATCCAATTTTAGCATTTGGTGATGCGGTTTATCAAGGACCTTCGGCTCAACAATCTAATAAATTAGTAAGCTAA